In Mercenaria mercenaria strain notata chromosome 14, MADL_Memer_1, whole genome shotgun sequence, the following are encoded in one genomic region:
- the LOC123527206 gene encoding uncharacterized protein LOC123527206 isoform X2 translates to MFHEVKGKNITFDKNRTTATWSPVQSGGLLFTERPLTATEPVTLTLQGTGAIELGITQIDPATLLGKVPESASNLEKYHFLNDVKIHKRTCTMCIRLDDKTQEVISSYGGGEYKQGIDSNILYWLVADVKYGAVDMKLDNTDSQNLRHQFSESCGGNMKRLNDPSAATSQVKSPAALCFYSEPITTRKQYVLHCTPKAYQGTIPGRYYVVMRYTKQTPNEFQQQNEEKFDILKQTESLSNSRPDWHQIEKFEKDDCTGNPIIVEFTGDSFLYKTASGKRSKQNCRTNTDSGVWLVYELYGVTARLEIINVSDRHGYGSNIGESLTEGGNLAVPSIPEETEADLENIPVENLEECLPGVSGSSRNTHPRPVSHPNTIARGISNIEDPVSLDKPIRKNFTKLRDTFIVNEFIDYMFENDMITRQEFEQFEQTSQQDKTKATKKVLMNLSARPVSKKFMLMALENTKQQFLIPYFFPDEEKE, encoded by the exons ATGTTTCATGAAGTGAAGGGGAAAAATATAACCTTTGACAAAAATAGAACCACAGCCACCTGGAGCCCCGTCCAGTCTGGGGGACTACTGTTCACAGAGAGACCTTTGACAGCCACTGAGCCTGTTACCTTAACGTTGCAAGGTACAGGTGCGATAGAACTTGGCATTACACAAATAGATCCGGCGACGTTACTAGGCAAAGTGCCCGAATCAGCCAGTAATTTAGAGAAATATCATTTCTTGAATGATGTAAAGATCCACAAACGGACATGTACAATGTGTATAAGACTCGACGACAAAACTCAG GAGGTAATCTCGAGTTACGGTGGCGGGGAGTATAAACAGGGCATTGACTCGAATATTCTTTACTGGCTTGTTGCTGATGTGAAATACGGGGCTGTTGACATGAAACTGGACAACACAG ACTCGCAGAATCTGCGGCACCAGTTTTCTGAATCCTGTGGCGGTAACATGAAGAGACTGAACGATCCATCAGCAGCTACAAGTCAGGTGAAAAGTCCCGCTGCCCTTTGTTTTTATTCGGAACCTATTACAACCCGGAAACAGTATGTGCTACATTGTACACCAAAGGCTTACCAAGGGACTATACCTGGAAG atatTATGTAGTAATGAGGTACACGAAGCAGACACCTAATGAATTCCAGCAACAAAATGAAGaaaagtttgacattttaaaacagACTGAGAGTCTATCTAATTCCAGACCAGACTGGCACCAGATTGAAAAGTTTGAGAAAGACGATTGTACAGGAAATCCTATTATAGTAGAATTCACTGGGGACTCATTTCTCTACAAAACGGCGTCGGGTAAACGCAGTAAGCAAAACTGCCGGACAAATACTGACTCTGGTGTGTGGCTAGTGTATGAACTATACGGCGTAACCGCCAGACTAGAAATAATCAATGTTTCAGACAGGCATGGTTATGGCAGTAATATTGGTGAATCTCTTACTGAAGGCGGAAATTTGGCAGTACCAAGTATTCCGGAAGAAACAGAAGCCGATTTGGAAAATATACCAGTAGAGAATTTAGAGGAATGTTTACCAGGTGTTTCAGGGTCGTCTCGTAACACTCATCCTCGACCTGTGAGTCATCCCAATACAATTGCACGTGGTATAAGTAATATAGAGGACCCGGTGTCACTGGATAAACCAATCCGGAAGAACTTTACCAAGCTTAGAGACACGTTTATTGTGAATGAATTTATTGACTATATGTTTGAAAACGATATGATTACACGTCAggaatttgaacaatttgaacaGACGAGTCAGCAAGATAAGACAAAGGCTACAAAGAAGGTTTTAATGAATTTATCAGCTCGACCAGTCAGTAAAAAGTTCATGTTAATGGcattagaaaatacaaaacagCAGTTTTTGATTCCATATTTTTTTCCAGATGAAGAAAAGGAATGA
- the LOC123527207 gene encoding uncharacterized protein LOC123527207, with product MAAGKEKHQDSNKKHVSFVNVEALPQKIPVNSSNGGLLLHVKGNGKLCIRSASIDNENGSDIDILLKIKNQTKPVTLLLPQEQAPTSLEINGDGDIQFSIKDADDGNRSRYNDEEFNDLNGDNLDFNGDNKERNKKTHRRNNSDFLQISGKDLNIVDSDDESNKDIETKDCGTDVCSIDILLSGDSNEIGALSTGCFKCSNFTDITCEKCKAAAENKDLENPCRTDDAEKDCLKLQDIVDTVLRFEKFKPADSESMLSPDTLPKAHESDWGQSTCSVVCLKDSIRKSYTYLLDVLDLLDLCDHLYENYVLEIDFYQKMFDMCYEPRYVRSAKRSLLMHLSTRAVRQDRLINALYGSAQYQLIPYFFPEVRI from the coding sequence ATGGCGGCAGGCAAAGAAAAACACCAGGATTCGAACAAGAAGCATGTCAGTTTTGTTAACGTTGAGGCCCTGCCGCAGAAGATTCCAGTGAATAGTTCTAATGGCGGACTTCTGTTGCATGTTAAAGGGAACGGGAAATTGTGCATTCGGTCAGCCAGCATTGATAACGAAAATGGCTCGGATATAGATATTCTCTTAAAAATTAAGAATCAGACCAAACCAGTCACTTTGCTCTTGCCACAAGAACAGGCGCCGACAAGTTTGGAAATCAACGGAGACGGTGACATTCAGTTTTCTATAAAAGATGCGGATGATGGCAATCGAAGTAGGTACAACGATGAAGAATTTAACGATTTAAACGGCGATAACCTGGACTTTAATGGTGATAATAAAGAACGAAATAAAAAGACACATCGAAGAAATAACAGTGACTTTCTTCAAATATCTGGAAAAGACTTGAATATTGTTGACAGTGATGATGAAAGCAATAAAGACATCGAAACTAAAGACTGTGGAACAGATGTTTGTTCTATCGATATTCTACTATCTGGCGACTCCAACGAAATTGGTGCCTTGTCTACAGGATGCTTTAAATGTAGTAATTTCACTGACATAACTTGTGAAAAATGTAAAGCAGCGGCCGAAAACAAAGATTTAGAAAATCCATGTAGAACTGATGATGCAGAAAAAGACTGCTTAAAGTTACAGGATATTGTAGACACAGTATTGAGATTCGAAAAGTTTAAACCAGCAGATAGCGAATCTATGCTATCTCCGGACACGCTTCCCAAGGCACATGAATCCGATTGGGGACAGAGTACATGTAGTGTTGTGTGCCTTAAAGACTCGATCAGGAAATCATACACGTATCTGCTGGATGTTCTTGATCTCCTAGATCTGTGTGACCATTTGTACGAGAACTACGTGCTTGAAAtagatttttatcagaaaatgtttGATATGTGCTATGAACCGCGTTACGTTAGAAGCGCCAAACGGTCACTTCTGATGCATTTGTCAACGAGGGCAGTTCGTCAGGACAGACTGATAAACGCGCTATATGGATCCGCACAGTATCAGCTGATTCCCTACTTCTTCCCGGAAGTTCGAATCTAA
- the LOC123527206 gene encoding uncharacterized protein LOC123527206 isoform X1 encodes MWTFKLNVHNITDFPHAIFVQHNIYQVHRKSKVKFFVQLKGHQSLHIARVALTTNMFHEVKGKNITFDKNRTTATWSPVQSGGLLFTERPLTATEPVTLTLQGTGAIELGITQIDPATLLGKVPESASNLEKYHFLNDVKIHKRTCTMCIRLDDKTQEVISSYGGGEYKQGIDSNILYWLVADVKYGAVDMKLDNTDSQNLRHQFSESCGGNMKRLNDPSAATSQVKSPAALCFYSEPITTRKQYVLHCTPKAYQGTIPGRYYVVMRYTKQTPNEFQQQNEEKFDILKQTESLSNSRPDWHQIEKFEKDDCTGNPIIVEFTGDSFLYKTASGKRSKQNCRTNTDSGVWLVYELYGVTARLEIINVSDRHGYGSNIGESLTEGGNLAVPSIPEETEADLENIPVENLEECLPGVSGSSRNTHPRPVSHPNTIARGISNIEDPVSLDKPIRKNFTKLRDTFIVNEFIDYMFENDMITRQEFEQFEQTSQQDKTKATKKVLMNLSARPVSKKFMLMALENTKQQFLIPYFFPDEEKE; translated from the exons ATGTGGACATTTAAACTGAATGTACATAACATTACGGATTTTCCACACGCCATATTTGTTCAACATAATATATATCAGGTACATAGGAAATCGAAAGTAAAGTTCTTTGTGCAGCTTAAAGGCCATCAaag tcttcacATTGCACGTGTGGCATTAACAACAAACATGTTTCATGAAGTGAAGGGGAAAAATATAACCTTTGACAAAAATAGAACCACAGCCACCTGGAGCCCCGTCCAGTCTGGGGGACTACTGTTCACAGAGAGACCTTTGACAGCCACTGAGCCTGTTACCTTAACGTTGCAAGGTACAGGTGCGATAGAACTTGGCATTACACAAATAGATCCGGCGACGTTACTAGGCAAAGTGCCCGAATCAGCCAGTAATTTAGAGAAATATCATTTCTTGAATGATGTAAAGATCCACAAACGGACATGTACAATGTGTATAAGACTCGACGACAAAACTCAG GAGGTAATCTCGAGTTACGGTGGCGGGGAGTATAAACAGGGCATTGACTCGAATATTCTTTACTGGCTTGTTGCTGATGTGAAATACGGGGCTGTTGACATGAAACTGGACAACACAG ACTCGCAGAATCTGCGGCACCAGTTTTCTGAATCCTGTGGCGGTAACATGAAGAGACTGAACGATCCATCAGCAGCTACAAGTCAGGTGAAAAGTCCCGCTGCCCTTTGTTTTTATTCGGAACCTATTACAACCCGGAAACAGTATGTGCTACATTGTACACCAAAGGCTTACCAAGGGACTATACCTGGAAG atatTATGTAGTAATGAGGTACACGAAGCAGACACCTAATGAATTCCAGCAACAAAATGAAGaaaagtttgacattttaaaacagACTGAGAGTCTATCTAATTCCAGACCAGACTGGCACCAGATTGAAAAGTTTGAGAAAGACGATTGTACAGGAAATCCTATTATAGTAGAATTCACTGGGGACTCATTTCTCTACAAAACGGCGTCGGGTAAACGCAGTAAGCAAAACTGCCGGACAAATACTGACTCTGGTGTGTGGCTAGTGTATGAACTATACGGCGTAACCGCCAGACTAGAAATAATCAATGTTTCAGACAGGCATGGTTATGGCAGTAATATTGGTGAATCTCTTACTGAAGGCGGAAATTTGGCAGTACCAAGTATTCCGGAAGAAACAGAAGCCGATTTGGAAAATATACCAGTAGAGAATTTAGAGGAATGTTTACCAGGTGTTTCAGGGTCGTCTCGTAACACTCATCCTCGACCTGTGAGTCATCCCAATACAATTGCACGTGGTATAAGTAATATAGAGGACCCGGTGTCACTGGATAAACCAATCCGGAAGAACTTTACCAAGCTTAGAGACACGTTTATTGTGAATGAATTTATTGACTATATGTTTGAAAACGATATGATTACACGTCAggaatttgaacaatttgaacaGACGAGTCAGCAAGATAAGACAAAGGCTACAAAGAAGGTTTTAATGAATTTATCAGCTCGACCAGTCAGTAAAAAGTTCATGTTAATGGcattagaaaatacaaaacagCAGTTTTTGATTCCATATTTTTTTCCAGATGAAGAAAAGGAATGA